The following is a genomic window from Thermodesulfobacteriota bacterium.
CGGCCGCCTTTTTAATCACAACTTCTGGAAAACGGAATACCCCTTTCTTTTTGACGCAACCATCAAGGAGTAAAGCCAAGGCTTCTCTTGAGAAACGATTTCCGTCCATATTTTTTGAAAAAACTTCATTTGCGGCTGCAGCACCTGTATGTGAATCATTTTCTGCGCCCGCAGTTTGAATCCCTCGGTCCGCAATTCAATTTCATGCAACCCTGGCATGTGGAGCTGTTCGGTCCCGGCATTCATCTCGGCAACCATGCCACGGTCATCGCCACTTCCGACAATAAAGTCCGGTTTTCGGTATGGTCGGAAAGCGAGGACACCAAAGGCATATTCGTTGGCGATGCCTGTCTTATCTGCCCGGGAGTGAGGATCAGCGCCGCCAGGAAAATAACCATCGGAGACGGGACCATGCTGGCCAGCGGCGTATATCTGAGCGACGCGGACTGGCATGATCTCTACAACCGGGTCAGCATGGGTGTTGCCGCTCCCATTACCCTGGGGAAGAATGTCTGGGTCTGTGACAACGCCATGATATGCAAAGGCGTGACGATCGGCGATAACAGCGTCATCGGCGCCCGGGCCGTTGTCATTGATGACGTTCCGGAGAATGTGATTGTTGCCGGCAATCCGGCCAGGATCGTCAAGCAGCTGGATCTGGAAAAAGAGTTGGTCACCCGCACGGAGTGGTTCCGGAGAGAATATCGGCAGATATATTACGGGTTTGATGCTCTAGACCGCCATGTCCTTAAGGACAATACGATTCTCGGCTATTTGCGGCACCGGCTTTTCCCCGGAAAAGGGGTTTAGGCATCAAATAAAGGCTGAGGCTGAAAATAGAAAAGGCGCCGGCGGACTTTTGTCTCCGGCGCCTTTTTTGTCTGGCAGAACCGCTATGCGGAAACTTCTTCCTTCACGCTGATGGCGATCTTATACAGAACCGTCAGGATCAGAAAACCCGCACCATAGACGCCGAGGGAAATAATGATTTCCGGAATGGTTGGGATGTAATCGACGACATGATGCAGCGGCGTGGGAATAAACCCGCCGGAGATCATGCCCAGGCCCTTGTCGATCCAGATGCCGACAAACAGAATGATGCAGGAAAAGCAGAGCACGGTTTCATTCTGCCGTAAAGACGGGACAATCAGCAGCGCAATGGCCAGCAGCATCAAAAACAGAGAAGTCCACATCCAGGGCACCAGGGCGTTGTGGCCGTGGAGACCGAGGAAGAGGTACTGCAGGGAATGCACGTGGCCGGGAATCTGGCTGTAGAGGGCCACAAATACCTCGCAGGCGAAGAAGAAGACGTTGGCGATAAGCGCGTAGGTTACGATCCGGGCAATTCCCTGG
Proteins encoded in this region:
- a CDS encoding acyltransferase → MKKLHLRLQHLYVNHFLRPQFESLGPQFNFMQPWHVELFGPGIHLGNHATVIATSDNKVRFSVWSESEDTKGIFVGDACLICPGVRISAARKITIGDGTMLASGVYLSDADWHDLYNRVSMGVAAPITLGKNVWVCDNAMICKGVTIGDNSVIGARAVVIDDVPENVIVAGNPARIVKQLDLEKELVTRTEWFRREYRQIYYGFDALDRHVLKDNTILGYLRHRLFPGKGV